From the genome of Bacteroidales bacterium, one region includes:
- the yihA gene encoding ribosome biogenesis GTP-binding protein YihA/YsxC, with translation MIIRKAEFVKSSSALKECPKSDIPEYAFIGRSNVGKSSLINMLCMHGSLAKTSGTPGKTRLINHFLINESWYLVDLPGYGYAKVSKSMRKEFDKTLFNYLTKRENLYCVFVLIDSRIPPQANDLEFINRLGEFGIPFSIVFTKTDKISQKQLSENTKSFKAEMLKTWDELPVFFETSSVNKNGREEILSFIEHTNSVN, from the coding sequence AAAAAGTAGTTCTGCTCTAAAAGAGTGTCCGAAATCGGATATCCCTGAATATGCCTTTATCGGAAGATCCAATGTCGGTAAGTCTTCACTGATCAATATGCTCTGTATGCATGGAAGTTTGGCTAAGACATCAGGCACTCCCGGAAAAACTCGTCTGATCAATCACTTTTTGATCAACGAAAGCTGGTATCTGGTCGATCTTCCCGGTTATGGATATGCAAAAGTTTCCAAAAGCATGCGGAAGGAATTTGACAAAACATTATTTAATTACCTGACCAAAAGGGAAAACCTGTATTGTGTCTTTGTATTGATAGATTCGCGCATTCCTCCCCAGGCTAATGACCTGGAATTTATCAACCGGCTGGGAGAATTTGGAATACCTTTCTCGATAGTATTCACAAAAACAGATAAGATCAGTCAGAAGCAATTGAGTGAAAATACCAAAAGTTTCAAAGCAGAAATGTTAAAGACATGGGATGAACTGCCCGTCTTTTTTGAAACATCTTCTGTAAACAAAAACGGGAGAGAAGAAATTTTATCATTTATTGAGCATACAAATTCAGTAAATTAA